The Salmo trutta chromosome 6, fSalTru1.1, whole genome shotgun sequence genome has a window encoding:
- the LOC115196271 gene encoding dTDP-D-glucose 4,6-dehydratase isoform X2 yields the protein MDFVKTVLVTGGAGFIGSHFVCSLVNRHPDWRIINFDNLDYCSNLRNLESVEENENYTFIRGDICNPCLLKHMFAIENIDIVFHFAAQTHVETSFVWPSRYHMVNVEGTRVLLKAAFEAKVEKFIYISTDEVYGESLYKELDETSPRRPSNPYSVSKAAAECLVLSYRERHKFPVIITRSNNVYGPRQYLEKVIPKFVSFLQLNKKCTIQGTSPQSRHFLYVDDAIEAFHTILERGMVGETYNIGTDFEISIIQLARELIKMVRHVPDAELDDWLEFVPDRPVVDLRYPVNCEKLWRLGWKPAVSWAEGIRRTVKWYQENPDFWPDVKTEDQPITFETDTRDQ from the exons ATGGACTTTGTCAAAACGGTCCTGGTGACTGGAGGGGCAGGTTTCAT CGGGTCCCATTTTGTCTGCTCCCTAGTCAACAGGCATCCAGATTGGCGTATCATcaactttgacaat CTGGACTACTGTTCCAATCTCAGGAACCTGGAGTCTGTAGAGGAGAATGAGAACTACACCTTTATCAGG GGGGATATATGCAATCCATGCTTGTTAAAACACATGTTTGCCATAGAAAACATCGACATCGTCTTTCACTTTGCGGCTCAAACACATGTTG AGACGTCCTTCGTATGGCCGTCCAGATACCACATGGTGAACGTGGAGGGGACAAGGGTGCTACTGAAAGCAGCTTTTGAGGCCAAGGTGGAGaagtttatttacattagtacaGATGAGGTGTATGGAGAGAGTCTGTATAAG GAATTAGATGAAACCAGCCCAAGAAGACCCAGCAACCCATACTCTGTGTCTAAAGCAGCTGCTGAGTGTCTTGTATTGTCCTACAGGGAGAGACACAAG TTTCCTGTTATAATAACAAGGAGCAATAATGTCTATGGACCCAGACAGTACTTGGAGAAG GTCATTCCAAAATTTGTGTCCTTCCTTCAGCTGAACAAAAAATG TACCATCCAAGGGACCAGCCCCCAATCTCGCCACTTCCTGTACGTGGATGATGCCATTGAAGCATTCCACACCATtctggagagggggatggtgggAGAAACCTACAACATTGGGACCGACTTCGAGATATCCATCATTCAACTAGCCAGAGAACTTATCAAGATG GTCAGGCATGTACCTGATGCAGAACTGGACGATTGGCTGGAGTTTGTGCCTGACCG GCCAGTGGTTGACCTGAGGTACCCTGTGAACTGTGAGAAGCTGTGGAGGCTGGGCTGGAAGCCTGCAGTGTCATGGGCAGAGGGCATCAGAAGGACAG TCAAATGGTACCAAGAGAATCCAGACTTCTGGCCAGATGTCAAAACAGAAGACCAACCAATTACCTTTGAGACCGATACCAGAGACCAATAA
- the LOC115196271 gene encoding dTDP-D-glucose 4,6-dehydratase isoform X1: MDFVKTVLVTGGAGFIGSHFVCSLVNRHPDWRIINFDNLDYCSNLRNLESVEENENYTFIRGDICNPCLLKHMFAIENIDIVFHFAAQTHVETSFVWPSRYHMVNVEGTRVLLKAAFEAKVEKFIYISTDEVYGESLYKELDETSPRRPSNPYSVSKAAAECLVLSYRERHKFPVIITRSNNVYGPRQYLEKVIPKFVSFLQLNKKCTIQGTSPQSRHFLYVDDAIEAFHTILERGMVGETYNIGTDFEISIIQLARELIKMCVLQVRHVPDAELDDWLEFVPDRPVVDLRYPVNCEKLWRLGWKPAVSWAEGIRRTVKWYQENPDFWPDVKTEDQPITFETDTRDQ, encoded by the exons ATGGACTTTGTCAAAACGGTCCTGGTGACTGGAGGGGCAGGTTTCAT CGGGTCCCATTTTGTCTGCTCCCTAGTCAACAGGCATCCAGATTGGCGTATCATcaactttgacaat CTGGACTACTGTTCCAATCTCAGGAACCTGGAGTCTGTAGAGGAGAATGAGAACTACACCTTTATCAGG GGGGATATATGCAATCCATGCTTGTTAAAACACATGTTTGCCATAGAAAACATCGACATCGTCTTTCACTTTGCGGCTCAAACACATGTTG AGACGTCCTTCGTATGGCCGTCCAGATACCACATGGTGAACGTGGAGGGGACAAGGGTGCTACTGAAAGCAGCTTTTGAGGCCAAGGTGGAGaagtttatttacattagtacaGATGAGGTGTATGGAGAGAGTCTGTATAAG GAATTAGATGAAACCAGCCCAAGAAGACCCAGCAACCCATACTCTGTGTCTAAAGCAGCTGCTGAGTGTCTTGTATTGTCCTACAGGGAGAGACACAAG TTTCCTGTTATAATAACAAGGAGCAATAATGTCTATGGACCCAGACAGTACTTGGAGAAG GTCATTCCAAAATTTGTGTCCTTCCTTCAGCTGAACAAAAAATG TACCATCCAAGGGACCAGCCCCCAATCTCGCCACTTCCTGTACGTGGATGATGCCATTGAAGCATTCCACACCATtctggagagggggatggtgggAGAAACCTACAACATTGGGACCGACTTCGAGATATCCATCATTCAACTAGCCAGAGAACTTATCAAGATG TGTGTGTTACAGGTCAGGCATGTACCTGATGCAGAACTGGACGATTGGCTGGAGTTTGTGCCTGACCG GCCAGTGGTTGACCTGAGGTACCCTGTGAACTGTGAGAAGCTGTGGAGGCTGGGCTGGAAGCCTGCAGTGTCATGGGCAGAGGGCATCAGAAGGACAG TCAAATGGTACCAAGAGAATCCAGACTTCTGGCCAGATGTCAAAACAGAAGACCAACCAATTACCTTTGAGACCGATACCAGAGACCAATAA